A window of the Kosakonia sp. BYX6 genome harbors these coding sequences:
- the raiA gene encoding ribosome-associated translation inhibitor RaiA — protein MTMNITSKQMEITPAIRQHVADRLAKLDKWQTQLINPHIILSKDPQGFIADATINTPNGHLVASAKHDDMYIAINDLINKLERQLNKVQHKGEARRAATSVKDTSFVEEEE, from the coding sequence ATGACAATGAACATTACCAGTAAACAAATGGAAATTACTCCGGCAATCCGCCAGCATGTCGCAGACCGTCTCGCCAAACTGGATAAATGGCAAACTCAACTGATTAACCCGCATATCATCCTCTCAAAAGACCCTCAGGGCTTTATCGCTGATGCGACGATTAACACGCCGAACGGACATCTGGTCGCTAGCGCAAAACATGACGATATGTACATAGCAATCAATGATTTGATTAACAAGCTGGAACGGCAGCTCAATAAAGTGCAGCACAAAGGTGAAGCACGTCGCGCCGCAACATCAGTGAAAGACACAAGCTTCGTTGAAGAAGAAGAGTAG
- the bamD gene encoding outer membrane protein assembly factor BamD: MTRLKYLVAAATLSLALAGCSGSKEEVPDNPPNEIYATAQQKLQDGNWKAAITQLEALDNRYPFGPYSQQVQLDLIYAYYKNADLPLAQAAIDRFIRLNPTHPNIDYVMYMRGLTNMALDDSALQGFFGVDRSDRDPAHARDAFNDFSKLVRGYPQSQYVTDASKRLVYLKDRLSKYEYSVAEYYTARGAWVAVTNRVEGMLRDFPDTKATHDALPLMERAYRELQMNTQADKVAKIIAANNRDS, translated from the coding sequence ATGACGCGCTTGAAATATCTGGTGGCAGCCGCCACGTTGAGTCTGGCTTTGGCAGGTTGCTCTGGTTCAAAGGAAGAGGTGCCTGATAATCCACCAAATGAAATCTACGCGACTGCCCAGCAAAAGCTGCAAGACGGTAACTGGAAGGCGGCAATAACGCAACTGGAAGCACTGGATAATCGTTATCCGTTTGGTCCTTACTCACAGCAAGTGCAGTTGGATCTGATTTACGCTTACTACAAAAATGCCGATCTTCCGCTGGCGCAAGCCGCAATTGACCGCTTCATCCGCCTGAACCCGACCCATCCGAACATTGATTATGTGATGTATATGCGTGGGCTGACCAATATGGCGCTGGATGACAGCGCGTTGCAGGGCTTCTTTGGCGTAGATCGTAGCGATCGCGATCCGGCGCATGCGCGTGACGCATTCAACGATTTCTCCAAACTGGTGCGCGGTTATCCGCAAAGCCAGTACGTGACCGATGCCAGCAAACGTCTGGTGTACCTGAAAGATCGTCTGTCCAAGTACGAATATTCGGTTGCGGAATACTATACCGCACGTGGTGCGTGGGTTGCGGTGACCAATCGTGTCGAAGGCATGCTGCGCGACTTCCCGGATACCAAAGCAACGCATGATGCGCTACCGCTGATGGAAAGAGCCTACCGCGAACTGCAAATGAATACGCAGGCCGACAAAGTGGCGAAAATTATCGCCGCCAACAACCGCGATTCTTAA
- the pheL gene encoding pheA operon leader peptide PheL has product MKLVPFFFAFFFTFPN; this is encoded by the coding sequence ATGAAACTTGTCCCGTTTTTCTTCGCATTCTTTTTTACCTTCCCCAATTAG